Proteins encoded by one window of Synechococcus sp. MVIR-18-1:
- the groES gene encoding co-chaperone GroES — translation MAAVSLSVSTVKPLGDRVFVKISESEEKTAGGILLPDTAKEKPQVGEVVQVGPGKSNDDGSRQAPEVGIGDKVLYSKYAGTDIKLGSDEYVLLSEKDILAVVG, via the coding sequence ATGGCAGCTGTTTCCCTCAGCGTTTCCACCGTTAAGCCTCTTGGAGATCGCGTCTTCGTAAAAATCTCTGAATCCGAGGAAAAGACTGCAGGCGGCATCCTTCTTCCAGATACAGCCAAAGAAAAGCCCCAAGTTGGCGAAGTCGTCCAGGTTGGTCCTGGTAAGTCCAACGACGATGGAAGTCGTCAGGCTCCTGAAGTCGGAATTGGCGACAAGGTTCTGTACAGCAAGTACGCCGGTACAGACATCAAGCTTGGTAGCGACGAGTACGTGCTTCTGTCTGAGAAAGACATTCTCGCTGTTGTGGGCTAA
- a CDS encoding ferredoxin-thioredoxin reductase variable chain, whose product MQPGDKVVVSTSVVVFNHPQHRGESFDMEGSEGEVFKVLDDWKGRPISPTLPVVVAFGRYKAHFRADELTPAS is encoded by the coding sequence ATGCAGCCGGGTGACAAGGTTGTCGTCTCCACCAGTGTTGTTGTTTTCAACCACCCCCAACATCGTGGAGAAAGTTTCGATATGGAAGGAAGTGAGGGAGAGGTTTTCAAGGTGCTCGACGATTGGAAGGGACGTCCAATCAGCCCAACGCTTCCTGTCGTTGTGGCTTTTGGCCGTTACAAGGCCCACTTCCGAGCTGACGAGCTGACCCCGGCGAGTTAA
- a CDS encoding DUF2811 domain-containing protein, translating to MPEPVQGEDIVSFQAEMPLPLHQAMADFIERCPNWDQYRLVQAALAGFLVQNGVDSRELTRLYVGNMFRRDSLRPGV from the coding sequence ATGCCGGAGCCCGTCCAGGGTGAGGACATCGTTAGTTTTCAAGCCGAGATGCCCTTGCCTTTGCACCAGGCCATGGCGGACTTTATTGAGCGTTGTCCAAACTGGGATCAGTACCGGCTCGTTCAGGCTGCTTTGGCAGGATTTCTTGTTCAGAACGGTGTGGACTCCAGAGAGCTCACCCGCCTTTATGTCGGTAACATGTTTCGTCGCGACTCTCTTCGCCCCGGTGTGTGA
- a CDS encoding Hsp70 family protein, with product MAEVQPPKDEQNLHLSAQGTLAIDLGSTNTVVAFQDGSASPPQLLDLPPISRCIGEVPSLIWSNARADSQPLVGRQVLDGGLSDGSSLELHRDFKRWIGVLDRSDLPSHPLSPEQAGEILLHQIWKCLPKTLSVKRLVLTAPVDQAFGYRQWLMQACTSLPVDEVALVDEPTAAAMGAGLPAGSKLLVVDLGGGTLDLSLVALEGGEGRAAPLAQLLRFRGRDLKNSKQTLRSARVLGKAGIALGGRDLDHWILDHLLPNDPELILRSQTSLLNAAERLKCRLSNPDLGEEETLSELASGIDLTQPITLSLNRNQLHALLERRGLLKVLEGLLDRTLASARQQGCTPEDLNAVVAVGGGAQLPLMRQWLSETMKPVPLLTPPPVQAVATGALNLTPGVRIRDLLQKGVYLRCWDRRSNAHHWHPLFLSGQPWPSLQPLILKLSASRSNQKDLELVLGEPQGERRHEVVFVGGLPTVRDNSNVPDTIRPLLSQTIRLELNPLGQPGEDCLRLAFHLNDDAQLVMSGDDLRTGLAIETSTLITVQ from the coding sequence ATGGCTGAGGTTCAGCCCCCAAAGGACGAACAAAACCTTCATCTTTCCGCTCAGGGAACTCTTGCCATCGACCTTGGGAGCACCAACACCGTGGTGGCCTTTCAGGACGGCAGCGCGTCGCCCCCTCAACTTCTAGACCTCCCACCGATCAGTCGATGCATAGGGGAAGTCCCGAGCCTTATCTGGAGCAACGCTCGAGCCGACTCTCAACCGCTTGTTGGCCGGCAAGTCCTCGATGGCGGACTCTCCGATGGATCATCCCTAGAGCTGCATCGTGACTTCAAACGCTGGATTGGAGTTTTAGATCGATCCGACCTGCCATCCCATCCCCTGAGCCCTGAGCAAGCTGGTGAAATTCTGTTGCACCAGATCTGGAAATGCTTGCCAAAGACACTGTCGGTGAAGCGGCTGGTGCTTACAGCTCCGGTTGATCAGGCGTTTGGTTATCGCCAATGGCTGATGCAGGCCTGCACAAGCCTTCCGGTTGACGAGGTGGCGCTCGTGGATGAGCCAACAGCGGCAGCCATGGGCGCAGGACTGCCTGCAGGCTCCAAGTTGTTGGTGGTGGACCTAGGCGGGGGCACATTGGACCTCTCCCTTGTCGCTTTAGAGGGAGGCGAGGGAAGAGCAGCTCCGTTAGCGCAGCTGTTGCGCTTTCGGGGACGTGATCTCAAAAACAGCAAGCAAACCTTGCGCTCGGCAAGGGTCTTGGGAAAAGCCGGCATCGCTCTTGGCGGAAGGGATTTGGATCACTGGATCCTGGATCACCTACTCCCCAACGATCCCGAACTGATTCTGAGAAGTCAGACGAGCCTTTTAAATGCAGCTGAACGCTTGAAATGCCGCCTCAGCAACCCCGATCTCGGAGAGGAAGAGACCCTGAGTGAGTTAGCCAGCGGCATCGACCTCACCCAACCCATCACCTTGTCGCTCAATCGCAACCAACTCCACGCACTTCTTGAACGCCGTGGATTGCTCAAGGTTCTTGAAGGACTGCTCGATCGCACGTTGGCCTCGGCCCGCCAGCAGGGCTGCACACCAGAAGACCTCAACGCCGTCGTCGCAGTTGGTGGTGGAGCCCAACTTCCACTGATGCGCCAATGGTTATCAGAGACGATGAAGCCGGTGCCTTTGCTGACCCCACCACCTGTTCAAGCCGTGGCCACCGGTGCGCTCAATCTCACCCCTGGGGTAAGGATCAGAGATCTCCTTCAAAAAGGTGTGTATTTGCGCTGCTGGGACCGTCGGAGTAACGCCCATCACTGGCATCCCTTATTTCTGAGCGGCCAGCCATGGCCCTCTCTTCAACCTTTGATACTGAAGCTCAGCGCAAGCCGCAGCAATCAAAAAGATCTTGAACTCGTACTCGGGGAACCCCAAGGCGAACGGCGACACGAAGTGGTGTTCGTCGGAGGGCTCCCCACCGTTAGAGACAACAGCAATGTTCCAGACACCATTAGGCCTCTTTTGAGCCAGACCATTCGCCTTGAGCTCAATCCACTTGGCCAACCAGGAGAAGACTGCCTGCGCCTCGCTTTTCACCTTAATGACGACGCTCAACTCGTCATGAGCGGAGACGATTTAAGAACGGGTTTGGCCATCGAAACGAGCACGCTGATAACGGTGCAGTGA
- the secG gene encoding preprotein translocase subunit SecG produces the protein MLTTVLSWVWIGSGAVLILLVLLHSPKGDGMGGIAASGSSSFTSSSSAEATLNRITWTMLSFFLALAVILSAGWLN, from the coding sequence ATGCTTACGACTGTTCTCTCTTGGGTTTGGATCGGCAGTGGTGCCGTTCTGATTCTTCTTGTTCTCTTGCATAGTCCCAAAGGTGATGGGATGGGAGGGATAGCAGCAAGTGGAAGTTCATCGTTCACCAGCTCTAGTAGTGCAGAGGCAACCCTGAATCGCATTACCTGGACAATGCTTTCATTTTTCTTGGCACTAGCTGTGATTCTGAGCGCTGGCTGGCTGAACTAA
- a CDS encoding DUF1818 family protein — protein MIQQEGPGWRLAHDASRHGFPFLIGGEFWAVELTAIEVEGLHALLVELDHQHTQIRDQLMEEESITLELEQQEWWGCLDGTRERWGLQVVLQGNEMQRRGLEGAWPAPAAQAFLAALKTVLD, from the coding sequence ATGATCCAACAAGAGGGGCCTGGCTGGCGTCTCGCCCATGACGCAAGCCGTCATGGCTTTCCCTTTCTGATTGGAGGGGAATTTTGGGCTGTCGAGCTCACCGCGATAGAGGTAGAGGGGCTGCATGCTCTTCTCGTAGAGCTCGATCACCAACACACGCAAATCCGTGATCAGTTGATGGAGGAGGAATCCATCACCCTGGAGTTGGAACAGCAGGAGTGGTGGGGGTGCCTCGATGGCACCCGTGAACGCTGGGGGCTGCAAGTGGTGCTTCAAGGCAATGAGATGCAACGCCGAGGACTAGAGGGCGCTTGGCCTGCTCCAGCGGCGCAAGCATTTTTGGCTGCTTTGAAAACGGTCTTGGATTGA
- the pyrR gene encoding bifunctional pyr operon transcriptional regulator/uracil phosphoribosyltransferase PyrR: protein MADREAGDNRIEILSADELRKTVTRLASQVLESVPTVESLVLLGIPTRGVQLAGVIASSLKDQSGQAVATGTLDPTFHRDDLGRVGVRMVQATDLPVSVEGRDVVLVDDVVFTGRTVRAALEAIQAWGRPRRVSLLVMVDRGHRELPIQPDFCGRVVPTRRSESIELRLLGLDGEEGVFLRRVNENNPEASGLP from the coding sequence ATGGCAGATCGAGAGGCTGGGGATAATCGGATTGAAATTCTCTCTGCCGATGAATTGCGAAAAACTGTGACCCGCTTGGCATCTCAGGTTTTGGAGTCTGTGCCAACCGTTGAATCTCTGGTGCTTTTGGGGATCCCAACCCGCGGCGTTCAATTGGCTGGTGTTATTGCTAGCTCATTGAAAGATCAGAGCGGTCAGGCTGTGGCCACTGGCACCCTCGACCCCACCTTCCACCGCGACGATTTAGGTCGAGTGGGTGTGCGCATGGTCCAGGCCACCGATCTCCCCGTGAGTGTGGAGGGAAGGGATGTTGTGCTCGTGGATGACGTTGTCTTCACGGGGCGAACCGTGAGAGCTGCCTTGGAGGCGATTCAAGCCTGGGGCAGACCACGCCGAGTTTCCCTGCTCGTCATGGTGGACCGAGGCCATCGTGAATTGCCAATTCAGCCGGATTTTTGCGGGAGGGTGGTACCGACGCGTCGATCGGAAAGCATTGAACTGCGCCTGCTTGGCTTGGATGGGGAGGAGGGCGTTTTCCTTCGACGCGTCAATGAAAACAACCCTGAAGCCTCAGGCTTGCCTTAA
- the groL gene encoding chaperonin GroEL (60 kDa chaperone family; promotes refolding of misfolded polypeptides especially under stressful conditions; forms two stacked rings of heptamers to form a barrel-shaped 14mer; ends can be capped by GroES; misfolded proteins enter the barrel where they are refolded when GroES binds) — protein sequence MAKRIIYSENARRALEKGIDILTEAVAVTLGPKGRNVVLEKKFGAPQIINDGVTIAKEIELEDHIENTGVALIRQAASKTNDAAGDGTTTATVLAHAMVKAGLRNVAAGANAITLKKGIDKASDFLVGKIQENAKPIADSNAIAQVGTISAGNDEEVGKMIADAMDKVGKEGVISLEEGKSMETELEVTEGMRFDKGYISPYFATDTERMEAVLDEPYILLTDKKIGLVQDLVPVLEQIARTGKPLLIIAEDIEKEALATLVVNRLRGVLNVAAVKAPGFGDRRKAMIEDMAVLTNGQLITEDQGLKLENAKLEMLGTARRVTINKDTTTIVAEGNEVAVKTRCEQIKKQMDETDSTYDKEKLQERLAKLAGGVAVVKVGAATETEMKDKKLRLEDAINATKAAVEEGIVPGGGTTLAHMAPILEEWAAANLSGEELIGANIVASALTAPLMRIAENAGVNGAVVAENVKSKSFNEGYNAANGEYVDMLAAGIVDPAKVTRSGLQNAASIAGMVLTTECIVADMPEKKEAAAGGGMGGDFDY from the coding sequence ATGGCTAAGCGAATTATTTATAGCGAGAATGCTCGCCGTGCTCTCGAAAAAGGCATCGACATTCTCACCGAAGCTGTAGCAGTAACCCTCGGTCCTAAAGGCCGCAATGTGGTTCTTGAGAAGAAATTTGGCGCTCCTCAGATCATTAATGATGGAGTCACGATTGCCAAAGAGATCGAGCTTGAGGATCACATCGAAAACACCGGTGTTGCTCTCATTCGTCAGGCCGCATCCAAAACCAACGATGCTGCTGGTGATGGCACCACAACAGCCACCGTTTTGGCTCATGCCATGGTGAAAGCTGGCCTTCGTAACGTGGCAGCCGGCGCCAACGCAATCACTCTGAAGAAGGGTATTGATAAGGCTTCCGATTTCTTGGTTGGGAAGATCCAAGAAAACGCTAAGCCGATTGCAGACAGCAATGCCATCGCTCAGGTTGGCACGATCTCTGCTGGTAACGACGAAGAAGTTGGCAAAATGATTGCCGACGCTATGGATAAAGTTGGTAAAGAAGGTGTGATTTCTCTTGAAGAAGGGAAATCTATGGAGACCGAGCTTGAAGTCACCGAGGGTATGCGTTTCGATAAGGGTTATATCTCCCCTTACTTCGCAACAGATACTGAGCGGATGGAAGCGGTTCTGGACGAGCCCTACATCCTCTTAACTGATAAGAAGATCGGCTTGGTACAAGACTTGGTACCTGTCCTTGAGCAAATTGCTCGCACTGGTAAGCCTCTCCTGATTATTGCTGAGGACATTGAGAAAGAAGCTCTTGCCACCTTGGTGGTGAACCGCTTGCGCGGCGTACTCAATGTGGCTGCAGTCAAGGCTCCTGGTTTCGGTGATCGTCGCAAAGCGATGATCGAAGACATGGCGGTGTTGACCAACGGCCAGTTGATTACGGAAGACCAAGGTCTGAAGCTTGAAAACGCCAAGCTGGAGATGTTGGGCACTGCCCGCCGCGTGACCATCAACAAAGACACCACCACGATTGTTGCCGAAGGCAATGAGGTGGCTGTGAAAACGCGTTGCGAGCAGATCAAGAAGCAGATGGACGAGACCGACTCCACCTACGACAAGGAGAAGCTCCAAGAGCGCTTAGCCAAGTTGGCCGGTGGCGTTGCTGTTGTGAAGGTGGGAGCAGCAACCGAAACAGAGATGAAGGACAAGAAACTTCGTTTGGAAGATGCCATCAACGCCACAAAGGCAGCTGTTGAGGAGGGCATCGTTCCTGGTGGCGGTACAACCTTGGCTCATATGGCACCAATCTTGGAAGAGTGGGCAGCCGCCAACCTTTCCGGCGAAGAGTTGATCGGTGCCAACATTGTGGCCTCAGCGCTGACTGCTCCCTTGATGCGCATCGCTGAAAATGCTGGCGTGAATGGCGCTGTCGTTGCTGAAAACGTCAAGTCCAAGTCCTTTAACGAGGGCTACAACGCTGCCAATGGTGAGTATGTCGACATGCTCGCTGCAGGCATTGTTGATCCTGCCAAGGTGACTCGCTCTGGTTTACAAAATGCTGCTTCGATTGCCGGCATGGTGCTAACCACCGAATGCATCGTGGCTGATATGCCAGAGAAGAAAGAAGCTGCTGCTGGTGGCGGTATGGGCGGCGACTTCGACTACTAA
- a CDS encoding EVE domain-containing protein, which produces MTDTSYWLMKSEPNVYGIEHLKEEKVTLWDGIRNYQARNFMREMKVGDQAFFYHSNCKPPGIIGLMEVTETGLVDPTQFDINSKYHDPASKQDSPRWDCVKLAYRGQFSDMLTLDDLRESYQADQLTVVRRGNRLSILPVDTKIALDLLKRLGPLQ; this is translated from the coding sequence ATGACTGACACCTCATATTGGCTCATGAAAAGCGAGCCAAATGTTTACGGCATTGAGCATCTGAAGGAAGAAAAAGTTACCTTATGGGATGGAATTAGAAATTATCAAGCCCGTAACTTCATGCGAGAGATGAAGGTCGGAGATCAAGCCTTTTTCTATCACTCCAATTGCAAACCGCCGGGGATTATCGGCCTGATGGAGGTCACAGAAACCGGCCTCGTCGATCCAACGCAGTTTGATATCAACTCTAAGTATCACGATCCAGCCTCCAAGCAGGACTCTCCACGCTGGGATTGCGTGAAACTCGCCTATCGGGGTCAGTTTTCTGACATGCTGACCCTTGACGATCTTCGCGAGTCGTACCAAGCAGACCAACTGACTGTTGTTCGTCGAGGGAATCGACTGTCCATTCTTCCTGTTGACACAAAAATCGCTCTGGATTTATTAAAGAGACTTGGACCACTTCAATGA
- the gpmI gene encoding 2,3-bisphosphoglycerate-independent phosphoglycerate mutase, producing MNVPNNLETNLPRNVSVAPVVLAILDGWGICDSTEHNAIRSASTPVIDALWHAYPHALIEASGSHVGLPDGQMGNSEVGHLTIGAGRIIRQELVRISETVREKRLGRTSALQSVAERLRSTSGTLHLLGLCSDGGVHSHVDHVCGLLEWAEEEGLKNVAIHAITDGRDTPTQSAPTHLSKIQDAISRHGIGRISSLCGRYWAMDRDHRWERTERAYALLTDPDVELHNDEPSSVLASSYANGITDEFLEPVRLCGDPLRDGDALLMFNFRPDRARQIVQALSLPEFEGFKRVHQPTLDLVTFTQYETDLPVSVVFPPESLDQLLGQVVADAGLKQYRTAETEKYPHVTYFMNGGIEQPLPGEKRHLVPSPRVATYDQAPEMSADTLTESCVAAIQQGEHSLVVINYANPDMVGHTGMMEAATQAIETVDRCIGKLLDAVGRMGGTLLITADHGNAERMQGPDGQAWTAHTTNPVPVILIEGEQRKVPGLGNSIRLRENGGLADIAPTLLQLLNLDKPEAMTGISLIEPIEASAPSVTKLPQPV from the coding sequence GTGAACGTACCGAACAACCTCGAAACAAATCTTCCCCGCAACGTTTCCGTTGCACCTGTGGTTCTTGCGATCCTTGATGGTTGGGGAATTTGTGACTCGACTGAGCACAACGCCATCCGCAGTGCTTCCACTCCTGTCATCGATGCGCTCTGGCATGCCTATCCCCACGCCCTTATTGAAGCGAGCGGATCTCACGTGGGTCTCCCCGACGGTCAGATGGGGAATTCAGAAGTTGGCCATCTCACGATTGGAGCCGGTCGGATCATCCGTCAGGAATTGGTGCGTATCAGTGAAACCGTGCGCGAGAAGCGGCTTGGCAGGACCTCAGCTCTTCAATCGGTCGCCGAACGTCTACGCAGCACCAGTGGCACCCTCCATCTGCTCGGTCTCTGCTCCGATGGTGGCGTGCACAGCCATGTCGATCACGTTTGTGGATTACTCGAATGGGCAGAAGAAGAGGGTCTGAAGAACGTCGCCATCCATGCAATCACCGACGGACGAGACACGCCGACCCAAAGTGCACCAACACACCTGAGCAAAATCCAAGACGCGATTAGCCGTCATGGGATTGGCCGCATTTCAAGTCTCTGTGGGCGCTACTGGGCGATGGATCGAGACCATCGCTGGGAGAGAACAGAGCGGGCTTATGCCCTACTGACCGATCCTGATGTGGAGCTCCACAACGATGAACCGTCGTCTGTCTTAGCCAGCAGCTACGCCAACGGAATCACCGACGAATTCTTAGAGCCCGTTCGCCTCTGCGGCGATCCACTGCGAGATGGTGATGCGTTGCTGATGTTTAACTTCCGACCAGATCGGGCCAGACAGATTGTTCAGGCTCTTTCATTGCCAGAGTTTGAAGGTTTCAAGCGCGTTCATCAGCCAACACTCGACTTGGTGACGTTTACCCAATATGAAACTGACCTTCCTGTCTCAGTGGTCTTTCCACCCGAATCACTCGATCAGCTTTTGGGGCAGGTGGTCGCTGATGCCGGCCTGAAGCAGTACCGCACAGCAGAAACGGAGAAATATCCCCATGTCACCTACTTCATGAATGGGGGAATCGAACAGCCCCTTCCAGGAGAAAAGAGGCACCTCGTTCCCTCTCCCCGAGTCGCCACCTACGACCAAGCTCCAGAGATGTCAGCCGACACTCTCACTGAAAGCTGTGTTGCGGCAATCCAGCAGGGCGAACACTCCCTTGTTGTGATCAACTATGCCAACCCCGACATGGTGGGACATACCGGGATGATGGAAGCGGCGACGCAAGCGATTGAAACAGTTGATCGCTGTATCGGAAAACTTCTGGATGCAGTGGGTCGAATGGGTGGAACGTTGCTGATCACCGCAGACCACGGAAATGCCGAACGTATGCAAGGTCCGGATGGTCAAGCCTGGACCGCACACACCACCAATCCTGTACCCGTCATTTTGATCGAAGGAGAACAACGCAAGGTTCCAGGGTTGGGGAATTCAATTCGCCTCCGTGAAAATGGTGGGCTTGCCGATATTGCGCCAACGCTTCTTCAGCTGCTCAATTTAGACAAACCGGAGGCCATGACTGGCATCTCCTTGATTGAACCGATCGAAGCCTCAGCTCCATCTGTGACCAAGCTGCCTCAACCCGTTTAA
- the murD gene encoding UDP-N-acetylmuramoyl-L-alanine--D-glutamate ligase has product MACSLIVGLGRSGVGAARLLHAQGHHVVVLERDDGPEQQSKAKQLRTQGIQTELGCPLEFSSFQRWLDQIEQVVISPGIPWDHPTLMQLRDHGVTVRGEMAVAWQALQHCPWIGITGTNGKTTVTHLLHHVLNQAGLHAPMAGNVGHSAAELGLQCMDPAQTKPDWIVMEMSSYQIESANEVRPTIGIWTTLTPDHLERHGSMDAYRDIKQGLLQRSEHVVLNADDADLKSRQADWPDAQWVSSAQTRPESSSLELWINENDLVCSNKGALFAANALAMPGEHNRQNMLLVTAAALQAGLGAIAIERGLRSFPGVPHRLENLGSIHGMHVFNDSKATNYDAAAVALQAVPGPIALLAGGLSKQGDASGWLQLLHDRVCSIALFGSDREVLRDLIRRSGYTGNVISHPTMADAVTAAIAQGKNEKASSLLLSPACASFDQYKDFEARGNHFRDIIQQHSQNQST; this is encoded by the coding sequence ATGGCATGCAGCTTGATCGTGGGGCTTGGTCGCTCCGGGGTCGGCGCAGCGCGCCTACTTCATGCCCAGGGCCATCATGTCGTCGTGCTTGAAAGAGACGATGGACCCGAACAACAATCCAAGGCGAAACAACTAAGAACCCAAGGCATCCAAACCGAATTGGGGTGCCCTCTGGAGTTCTCCAGCTTTCAACGCTGGTTGGATCAAATTGAGCAAGTCGTGATCAGCCCAGGGATTCCCTGGGACCATCCCACCTTGATGCAGCTGCGTGATCACGGCGTCACCGTGAGAGGTGAAATGGCCGTGGCATGGCAAGCCCTCCAGCATTGCCCTTGGATTGGCATCACAGGTACTAACGGCAAAACCACGGTGACGCATTTGCTGCATCACGTGCTCAACCAAGCGGGACTGCATGCGCCGATGGCCGGAAATGTGGGCCATTCCGCCGCCGAATTAGGGCTGCAATGCATGGATCCAGCCCAGACCAAACCGGATTGGATCGTGATGGAGATGAGTAGCTACCAAATTGAATCAGCCAACGAAGTAAGACCAACCATCGGCATTTGGACCACGCTGACTCCAGACCATTTGGAGCGCCACGGCTCCATGGATGCCTACAGAGACATCAAACAAGGCCTGCTTCAACGCTCCGAGCATGTGGTTCTCAATGCAGACGACGCTGATCTAAAGAGCAGGCAAGCTGACTGGCCAGATGCCCAGTGGGTGAGCTCTGCGCAGACGAGACCGGAGTCATCAAGTCTTGAGCTTTGGATTAATGAAAACGATTTGGTCTGCAGCAACAAAGGGGCACTCTTTGCAGCCAATGCTCTAGCCATGCCTGGCGAACACAATCGCCAAAACATGCTGCTTGTGACAGCAGCTGCGCTGCAAGCTGGGTTAGGGGCGATTGCGATTGAGCGTGGGTTGCGCAGCTTCCCGGGAGTGCCGCATCGCCTAGAGAATTTGGGGTCAATTCATGGAATGCACGTGTTCAACGACAGCAAAGCCACGAATTACGACGCGGCTGCCGTTGCACTTCAAGCTGTACCGGGCCCGATCGCTTTACTTGCCGGTGGATTATCCAAACAAGGTGATGCCAGCGGATGGCTGCAACTGCTCCACGACAGGGTTTGTTCGATCGCTCTCTTTGGAAGCGATCGAGAGGTTTTAAGGGACCTGATTCGTAGGTCTGGCTATACAGGAAATGTGATATCTCACCCAACCATGGCGGATGCCGTAACGGCAGCGATCGCGCAGGGAAAAAACGAGAAAGCCTCCTCTCTATTATTATCGCCAGCCTGCGCAAGCTTCGATCAATACAAAGATTTTGAAGCTCGCGGAAATCATTTCAGAGACATCATTCAGCAACACTCACAAAACCAATCGACGTGA
- a CDS encoding DNA-directed RNA polymerase subunit omega, with translation MISAGVDSKDLAKRGESLIRQSTNRYLTTVKIAFRAKQRRFDDFDGLLEESSVKPVHRAIVELSDEQDQPDLLPG, from the coding sequence ATGATTTCTGCAGGTGTGGACTCAAAGGACCTCGCGAAGCGAGGCGAAAGCTTGATTCGTCAGTCCACCAACCGTTATCTGACCACAGTCAAGATCGCTTTTCGTGCCAAGCAGCGTCGTTTTGATGACTTTGACGGTCTTCTAGAGGAATCCAGTGTGAAGCCGGTTCATCGCGCCATCGTTGAGCTCTCCGATGAGCAGGATCAGCCTGATCTCCTGCCTGGATGA